The following coding sequences lie in one Flavobacterium sediminis genomic window:
- a CDS encoding VOC family protein: MILRVARHTDDLEGLIHFYTKILELEIIGDFRNHNHYDGVFLGKKDQNWHLEFTTSKDKTTHHSDEDDLMVFYPTDESTYQSILKNIENQQIKKEKAKNPYWNENGILIRDPDGFGIIVSPLKINKG; this comes from the coding sequence ATGATCTTACGAGTTGCCCGACATACCGATGATCTTGAAGGTTTAATTCATTTTTACACTAAAATACTGGAATTGGAAATAATCGGCGATTTCCGTAACCATAATCATTATGATGGTGTTTTTTTAGGCAAAAAGGATCAGAATTGGCATTTGGAATTTACCACCTCCAAAGACAAAACTACGCATCATTCTGATGAGGATGACCTGATGGTTTTCTATCCTACGGATGAAAGCACCTATCAAAGCATTCTAAAAAACATTGAAAACCAACAAATTAAAAAAGAAAAAGCCAAAAACCCATATTGGAACGAAAATGGAATCTTAATTCGTGACCCCGATGGTTTCGGAATAATCGTCAGTCCTTTAAAAATAAATAAAGGCTGA
- the arsC gene encoding arsenate reductase (glutaredoxin) (This arsenate reductase requires both glutathione and glutaredoxin to convert arsenate to arsenite, after which the efflux transporter formed by ArsA and ArsB can extrude the arsenite from the cell, providing resistance.) — MITIYHNPRCTKSREGLCELENLNTEFTIRKYLDEPFTKEELKEVIQKLNIKPIELVRTKEAIWKEEYKGKELTDENIIDAMLQHPKLIERPIVVNGNKAVIARPKEKIQDIL, encoded by the coding sequence ATGATAACAATATACCATAACCCAAGATGTACTAAATCCAGAGAAGGTTTGTGTGAACTGGAAAACCTGAATACAGAATTTACCATAAGAAAATATTTAGACGAACCTTTCACCAAAGAGGAGTTAAAAGAAGTAATTCAAAAATTAAACATAAAACCTATAGAATTAGTACGTACAAAAGAAGCCATCTGGAAAGAAGAATACAAAGGCAAAGAACTTACTGATGAGAATATTATAGATGCCATGCTTCAACATCCTAAGTTAATTGAACGTCCGATCGTAGTTAACGGAAATAAAGCCGTAATTGCCCGTCCGAAAGAAAAAATACAAGATATTTTATAA
- a CDS encoding CPBP family intramembrane glutamic endopeptidase, whose protein sequence is MYLERIQKLKPYLLLYWPIPVSFILLMAINFILSASVDTNKVMQESILSFGVNRTFLYLIAPLALGLLIVLVWVKFIQRIPLTVFTTGREKIDWKRIGFSFTVWAVFTIVMTLWAYYIAPENFQINFQPVNFAVFFIMAIILIPMQTSFEEYLFRGQILQGLSLETKSRFAGMFVSSVLFGLMHAANPEVEKIGYYIMIYYIGTGFFLGIITLLDDGMELALGFHAANNLVGALLVTSDWTAFQTYSVFKDISEPSIGFDVLFPIVVIYPVLIFVFAKKYNWHDWKTKLFGTLKD, encoded by the coding sequence ATGTATTTAGAGCGAATTCAAAAACTGAAGCCTTATCTTTTACTTTATTGGCCTATTCCTGTTAGTTTTATTTTATTAATGGCGATTAATTTTATTTTATCAGCTAGTGTAGATACCAATAAAGTGATGCAGGAGTCGATACTTAGCTTCGGAGTTAACCGTACATTTCTGTATTTGATTGCTCCTTTAGCTTTAGGTTTGCTGATCGTTTTAGTATGGGTTAAATTTATACAAAGGATTCCTTTAACTGTTTTTACAACGGGTAGAGAAAAAATAGACTGGAAACGCATCGGTTTTTCATTTACTGTATGGGCAGTATTTACGATAGTAATGACCTTATGGGCTTATTACATTGCTCCGGAAAATTTTCAGATTAATTTCCAACCCGTGAATTTTGCCGTGTTTTTTATAATGGCTATTATCTTGATCCCGATGCAGACAAGTTTCGAAGAATACTTGTTCAGAGGACAAATTTTACAAGGGTTAAGCTTGGAAACCAAAAGTCGTTTTGCAGGAATGTTTGTCAGTTCTGTTCTGTTTGGCTTAATGCATGCTGCAAATCCTGAAGTCGAGAAAATAGGCTATTATATAATGATATATTATATAGGTACCGGCTTTTTTCTGGGAATCATAACACTCTTGGATGATGGAATGGAGTTAGCCTTAGGTTTTCACGCGGCTAATAATTTAGTAGGAGCACTATTAGTAACATCAGACTGGACTGCTTTTCAGACCTATTCTGTATTTAAAGATATATCTGAACCGAGCATCGGTTTTGATGTGTTGTTTCCGATCGTGGTAATTTATCCTGTTTTGATTTTTGTTTTTGCTAAAAAATATAACTGGCATGATTGGAAAACTAAACTTTTCGGAACTTTAAAAGATTAA
- a CDS encoding acyl-CoA synthetase family protein: MVNSALATGDFFELEPGNTALNCLPARFIAGKLMLVRSIILGLEMDMVSPKGNPLAHTYKNYDFAAMVPLQVEHALENIEQIDKLIIGGAKVSQDLIESLKGKKTKSYETYGMTETITHIAAKPIGEEVFTVLPGIKVAKDIEGCLVIEAPRVSDEKIFTHDLVEITGKNTFKWIGRKDNIINSGGIKIIPELVEKKLDGKLKSRYFIASKPDKHLGQKVVLAIEGKNNIDTKIFEVLDTYEKPKEVVYISRFSETENGKINRKETLEKNGLV; this comes from the coding sequence ATGGTCAACTCAGCTTTGGCTACGGGAGATTTTTTTGAATTGGAACCCGGGAATACAGCTTTAAACTGTTTACCTGCCCGGTTTATTGCAGGGAAGTTAATGCTCGTTCGATCCATTATTTTAGGATTAGAAATGGATATGGTTTCACCTAAAGGCAATCCGTTAGCGCATACTTATAAGAATTATGATTTTGCAGCGATGGTTCCGCTACAAGTCGAACATGCTCTAGAAAATATAGAACAGATTGACAAACTGATTATTGGCGGAGCCAAAGTTTCTCAGGATCTTATAGAAAGTCTTAAGGGGAAAAAGACGAAAAGTTATGAAACTTATGGCATGACGGAAACCATTACTCATATTGCTGCCAAACCTATAGGAGAAGAGGTCTTCACTGTTTTACCCGGTATAAAAGTGGCTAAGGATATTGAAGGTTGTTTAGTTATTGAAGCTCCCAGAGTTTCAGACGAGAAGATCTTTACACACGATCTGGTTGAGATTACCGGAAAGAATACATTCAAATGGATAGGAAGGAAAGATAACATCATTAATTCCGGAGGAATAAAAATTATTCCGGAACTGGTTGAAAAAAAATTGGATGGTAAGTTAAAATCCCGCTATTTTATCGCTTCTAAACCGGATAAGCATTTAGGTCAGAAAGTAGTGTTGGCAATAGAAGGAAAGAACAATATAGATACTAAGATTTTTGAAGTATTGGATACTTATGAAAAACCTAAGGAAGTTGTTTATATATCCAGATTCAGTGAAACGGAAAACGGAAAAATTAATCGTAAAGAGACTTTAGAAAAAAACGGGCTGGTATAG
- a CDS encoding DoxX family protein — protein MATIRELNKWANAHTYYPLDLVRVIFGVFLFLKGVTFITETNYLHDILNTAGNFGSEMLIIHYVSMAHIVGGTMICIGFLTRWSVWVQMPILICALLLNFFSEFNTSNFVQASAALLLAIFFVFYGSGKHSVDYYLKMHK, from the coding sequence ATGGCTACAATTAGAGAATTAAACAAATGGGCTAATGCACACACTTATTATCCGTTAGATCTGGTACGTGTTATTTTTGGTGTCTTTTTGTTTCTGAAAGGGGTAACTTTCATTACAGAAACAAACTATTTACATGACATTTTAAATACTGCAGGGAATTTTGGCAGTGAAATGTTAATTATACACTATGTTTCCATGGCTCACATTGTGGGAGGAACAATGATTTGCATTGGCTTCCTGACTAGATGGTCAGTATGGGTACAAATGCCTATACTTATCTGCGCTCTTTTACTGAATTTCTTTAGTGAGTTTAACACTAGTAATTTTGTTCAGGCTTCTGCTGCTCTACTTCTGGCGATTTTTTTCGTTTTTTACGGAAGCGGAAAGCATTCGGTGGATTATTATCTAAAAATGCATAAATAA
- a CDS encoding M1 family metallopeptidase has translation MKKSLYISLLIIGFQQLSAQNFTHRDSLQGGLRLERTCFDVQRYDLSLTINPDEKSITGYNQVTFKVIEPTQKIQLDLFDNMKVDSIVWNNQKLNYTRDYDAVFINFPQPIDQNSIEKLRFYYSGKPKVAKNAPWDGGFVFSKDDNKKDFIAVAVQGTGASLWYPCKDSQTDEPDNGATIKVAVPNGLMNVSNGRFTGSQDLGNGYTRWDWEVKNPINNYDITVNIADYVHIHDTYEGLDLDYYVLRENEEKAKQHFEADVKPMFACFNKKFGNYPFWEDGYKLVETPYLGMEHQSAVAYGNKYRKGYLGRDLSRSGLGMGFDFIIIHETGHEWFGNSITSKDIADMWIHEAFTTYSETVFIECQKGYEAAMKYINGQGFNVQNDRPVIGQYGVNNEGSGDMYYKGALLLNTLRHVINDDAKWWKLLHDYSEHFKKQIIDTDQVVAYFNEKSGMNLTPIFNQYLKTTQIPELVYKTDGNYFYYRWDNVNADFNMPVDIEYNRKKVRLYPTTQEQKIKLRKLKKSKSYQIFDNNFFIKLKEEL, from the coding sequence ATGAAAAAATCACTTTACATATCCCTTTTAATCATTGGCTTCCAACAACTATCAGCTCAAAACTTTACCCACAGAGATTCCTTACAGGGTGGTTTACGCTTGGAACGTACTTGTTTTGACGTCCAACGGTATGATTTGAGTCTCACTATCAATCCTGATGAAAAAAGTATTACCGGATACAATCAGGTCACCTTTAAAGTAATAGAACCTACGCAAAAAATACAATTGGATCTGTTTGACAATATGAAAGTTGATTCTATTGTGTGGAACAACCAAAAGCTAAACTATACAAGAGATTACGATGCCGTTTTCATCAACTTTCCGCAACCAATCGATCAAAACTCGATAGAAAAACTTAGATTCTACTATTCCGGTAAACCTAAAGTCGCTAAAAATGCACCTTGGGATGGCGGATTTGTTTTCAGTAAAGATGATAACAAAAAAGATTTTATTGCTGTAGCTGTCCAAGGAACTGGGGCTAGTTTATGGTATCCGTGTAAAGACTCACAAACGGATGAACCTGATAACGGAGCTACTATAAAAGTGGCTGTACCTAATGGTTTAATGAATGTTTCTAACGGTCGGTTTACAGGTTCTCAGGATTTAGGAAACGGATACACCCGCTGGGATTGGGAAGTAAAAAATCCAATCAATAATTACGATATCACAGTGAATATTGCCGATTATGTCCACATTCATGATACTTACGAAGGTTTGGACTTAGACTATTATGTTTTACGGGAAAATGAGGAAAAGGCCAAGCAACACTTTGAAGCAGATGTAAAACCCATGTTTGCCTGTTTCAATAAAAAATTCGGAAATTATCCGTTTTGGGAAGACGGTTACAAATTAGTAGAAACTCCTTATTTAGGAATGGAACACCAAAGTGCTGTAGCTTACGGAAACAAATACCGAAAAGGCTATTTAGGCAGGGATCTATCCAGAAGTGGTCTTGGAATGGGCTTTGACTTTATTATTATTCATGAAACCGGACACGAATGGTTCGGAAATAGCATTACCAGTAAAGATATTGCAGATATGTGGATTCATGAGGCTTTCACTACCTATAGTGAAACCGTATTTATTGAATGCCAAAAAGGTTATGAAGCCGCTATGAAATACATCAACGGTCAAGGCTTTAATGTACAGAACGACCGACCGGTTATAGGACAATACGGTGTAAATAACGAAGGAAGCGGTGACATGTATTATAAAGGCGCTCTACTGTTGAACACCTTGCGACATGTGATTAATGACGATGCTAAATGGTGGAAACTATTACACGATTACAGCGAGCATTTTAAAAAACAGATCATTGACACCGATCAGGTGGTCGCTTATTTCAATGAAAAAAGCGGTATGAACCTTACTCCCATTTTTAACCAATATTTGAAAACTACTCAAATCCCTGAACTGGTCTACAAAACAGACGGCAACTATTTCTATTACCGTTGGGATAATGTAAACGCTGATTTCAATATGCCGGTAGACATTGAATACAACCGAAAAAAAGTACGTTTATATCCTACCACTCAGGAACAAAAAATAAAATTGCGCAAACTTAAAAAATCAAAGAGCTATCAAATTTTTGACAATAATTTCTTTATCAAATTAAAGGAAGAGTTGTGA